In one Thermanaerovibrio velox DSM 12556 genomic region, the following are encoded:
- a CDS encoding ParA family protein — protein MSVLALTNQKGGVGKTSSCVNLAAAIAMQGKRVLMVDMDPQGNATSGIGIDRSSLSRNVYELLLGDAQFDDVVVPANIENLWVLPATIDLAGAEIELSSAISRESRLRKFRDRFESYDLVLVDCPPSLGLLTLNALVAADKFVVPIQCEYYALEGLSQLLKTIDLVRQYLNPSIDLFGIILTMYDNRTRLSRDVAEQVRQRFPQETFETIIPRNVRVSESPSYGMPVVTYDPGSQGAQAYLELAQEVLGRL, from the coding sequence ATGAGCGTATTGGCCCTTACTAACCAAAAAGGTGGGGTGGGCAAGACTTCCTCCTGCGTGAACCTGGCGGCAGCGATCGCCATGCAGGGGAAGAGGGTTTTGATGGTGGATATGGATCCCCAGGGTAACGCCACCTCCGGGATCGGCATCGACCGGTCTTCTCTTTCCAGGAACGTTTACGAGCTGCTCCTTGGGGACGCCCAGTTCGATGACGTGGTGGTGCCGGCGAACATTGAGAACCTGTGGGTTCTGCCCGCCACCATAGACCTGGCGGGGGCGGAGATCGAGTTGTCCTCCGCCATAAGCAGGGAGTCAAGGCTAAGGAAGTTCAGGGACCGATTTGAGTCCTACGACCTGGTCTTGGTGGACTGCCCCCCATCGCTTGGGCTTCTCACCCTGAACGCCCTGGTGGCGGCGGACAAGTTCGTGGTACCCATTCAGTGCGAGTACTACGCCTTGGAGGGCCTGTCCCAGCTGCTCAAGACCATAGACCTGGTGAGGCAGTACCTGAACCCCTCCATCGACCTCTTCGGGATCATCCTGACCATGTACGACAACAGGACCAGGCTGTCCCGGGACGTGGCGGAGCAGGTGCGCCAGCGGTTTCCCCAGGAGACCTTCGAGACCATAATACCCAGGAACGTGAGGGTCAGCGAGTCCCCCAGCTACGGCATGCCGGTGGTCACCTACGACCCTGGCAGTCAGGGGGCCCAGGCCTACTTGGAGCTGGCCCAGGAGGTCCTAGGCCGCCTGTGA
- a CDS encoding ParB/RepB/Spo0J family partition protein — translation MAKQGGLGRGLSSLIPTNNEAVSAEAPREPVAVPQKDPIRPEPKKERRGSEGKESHVPCSALEPNPFQPRRVISEASIEELAASIRVHGVLQPLLVRPKGDGTYQIVAGERRWRAAMRAGVQQVPVRVIEMDDRAMREAALVENLQREDLSPLDVAESINELIQQFSSTHEAIAERLGWSRSAVTNKLRLLQLPASVKSLLSSGAITEGHARALLRLQDQDKIEEIARLVVHRGLSVRQTEEMVRRMEADAQGGERGERTPRAINHYPYEFADQFGVEIGMSGKADSLTLHLRNLNKSQAHKILALIDQHRGLIFPGK, via the coding sequence ATGGCAAAGCAAGGAGGACTCGGCAGGGGGCTTTCCTCCCTGATACCCACTAACAACGAGGCGGTTTCGGCGGAGGCCCCCCGGGAGCCGGTGGCGGTCCCTCAAAAGGACCCGATCAGGCCGGAGCCAAAGAAGGAGAGGCGGGGATCGGAGGGCAAGGAGTCTCACGTTCCATGCTCTGCCCTGGAGCCCAACCCCTTTCAGCCCCGCAGGGTCATAAGCGAGGCCTCCATTGAGGAGCTCGCGGCGTCCATAAGGGTCCATGGGGTCCTTCAGCCCCTGCTGGTGCGCCCCAAGGGGGACGGCACGTATCAGATAGTCGCGGGGGAACGCCGGTGGCGGGCCGCCATGAGGGCGGGGGTGCAACAGGTGCCGGTCCGGGTCATAGAGATGGACGACCGGGCCATGAGGGAGGCGGCGCTGGTGGAGAACCTCCAACGGGAGGACCTGTCCCCCCTGGACGTGGCGGAGAGCATAAACGAGCTCATCCAGCAGTTCTCCTCCACCCACGAGGCCATAGCGGAGAGGTTGGGATGGAGCCGCTCCGCGGTGACCAACAAGCTGAGGCTGCTGCAGCTCCCCGCCTCGGTTAAGTCCCTTCTTTCCTCCGGGGCGATCACGGAGGGGCACGCCAGGGCGCTCTTAAGGCTCCAGGACCAGGATAAGATCGAGGAGATCGCCCGGCTGGTGGTCCATAGGGGGCTGAGCGTAAGGCAGACCGAGGAGATGGTGCGGCGCATGGAGGCAGATGCCCAGGGGGGCGAAAGGGGGGAGCGGACCCCCAGGGCCATAAACCACTACCCCTACGAGTTCGCCGACCAGTTCGGGGTGGAGATAGGCATGTCCGGCAAGGCGGACTCCCTCACCCTGCACCTGAGGAACCTCAACAAGTCCCAGGCCCATAAGATCCTGGCCCTCATAGATCAGCACCGAGGGCTCATATTTCCCGGGAAATAG
- a CDS encoding HIT family protein: protein MANKDVIFAPWRMAYIKSGGVQDEGCFLCNAAAKGDPLLVHRGDRCLVILNRFPYNPGHLLIAPIRHVGDPEDLDALEASEMWGLQIKCLRVIRKVMNPHGFNVGMNLGATAGAGLPGHLHLHLVPRWNGDCNFMPVIGGVKVIPEALEETRRALVEAWG, encoded by the coding sequence TTGGCCAATAAGGACGTGATATTCGCCCCTTGGCGGATGGCGTACATAAAGTCCGGCGGAGTCCAGGATGAGGGCTGCTTCCTATGCAACGCCGCCGCAAAGGGGGATCCCCTCTTGGTTCATCGGGGGGATCGGTGCCTGGTGATATTGAACCGCTTCCCCTACAACCCGGGACACCTCCTTATAGCCCCCATAAGGCACGTGGGGGATCCGGAGGACCTGGACGCCCTGGAGGCATCGGAGATGTGGGGTCTGCAGATCAAGTGCCTCAGGGTGATCCGAAAGGTCATGAACCCCCATGGGTTCAACGTGGGGATGAACCTTGGGGCCACCGCGGGGGCGGGGTTGCCTGGGCATCTTCACCTCCACCTGGTCCCCCGTTGGAACGGGGACTGCAACTTCATGCCCGTGATAGGGGGCGTGAAGGTCATACCGGAGGCCCTGGAGGAGACCCGGAGGGCCCTGGTGGAGGCTTGGGGGTGA
- a CDS encoding IMPACT family protein produces the protein MEAIESPLERHVEEVVIKRSRFIGVVLPFDHSAPMKELLREVQEDYPRATHYCWAYKTHFPRRDEGCSDGGEPSGTAGRPILNAILSSRMSQVAVVVVRYYGGIKLGVRGLIDAYNLAAKAALNGCKRTVLERCIPVTFNLDYSKEDQLRHWWGRMGLRADAIRWDYRERLEAQGIIPEELKGALEEFLDHVSHGDIICRMGEVQLSLSPLEKNRPA, from the coding sequence GTGGAGGCCATAGAGTCCCCCTTGGAGCGTCACGTCGAGGAGGTGGTCATAAAGCGCTCCCGCTTCATCGGGGTGGTGCTGCCCTTCGACCACTCCGCCCCCATGAAGGAGCTCTTGCGGGAGGTCCAGGAAGATTACCCTCGGGCCACCCACTATTGCTGGGCCTACAAGACCCATTTCCCCAGGAGGGACGAGGGATGCTCCGACGGGGGGGAGCCCTCGGGAACCGCGGGGAGGCCAATACTCAACGCCATCCTATCGTCCCGCATGTCCCAGGTGGCGGTGGTGGTGGTCCGCTATTACGGGGGCATAAAGCTGGGGGTCCGGGGGCTCATAGACGCCTACAACCTGGCCGCCAAGGCGGCGCTTAATGGATGCAAGCGGACGGTGCTGGAGCGGTGCATCCCAGTGACCTTCAACCTGGACTACTCGAAGGAGGACCAGCTCAGGCACTGGTGGGGCCGCATGGGACTCCGGGCCGATGCGATCCGATGGGACTACCGGGAGAGGCTCGAGGCCCAGGGTATAATACCGGAGGAGCTGAAGGGAGCCCTGGAGGAGTTCCTGGACCACGTCTCCCATGGGGACATCATATGCCGCATGGGGGAGGTTCAGCTGTCCCTTTCACCTCTGGAGAAAAACCGCCCAGCATGA
- a CDS encoding putative metallopeptidase, translating to MDKDAGHVICSDRIRPIAEALVRKYPELGHVEVDKILFVLNRKSRGSKKRVVLARTTRMPAKWREILYQLGAVEYQYVMEFFEKTTSVLDENQMIALVYRELRRIGKNGDVAPPDVHEWYNVLMGLGRRWFYPDATCPNLLSDDVDWKKLMGSAYEPPLPPE from the coding sequence ATGGACAAGGACGCGGGGCACGTGATCTGTTCCGATCGGATAAGGCCCATAGCGGAGGCGTTGGTGAGGAAATACCCGGAGCTGGGGCACGTGGAGGTGGACAAGATCCTCTTCGTTCTCAACCGGAAGTCCCGGGGCAGCAAGAAGCGGGTGGTCTTGGCAAGGACCACCCGGATGCCGGCCAAGTGGCGGGAAATACTCTATCAGCTGGGGGCGGTGGAGTACCAGTACGTGATGGAGTTCTTCGAGAAGACCACGTCGGTGTTGGACGAGAACCAGATGATAGCCCTGGTGTACCGGGAGCTTCGAAGGATAGGGAAAAACGGTGACGTGGCGCCCCCGGACGTCCACGAGTGGTACAACGTCCTGATGGGGCTTGGAAGGCGCTGGTTCTACCCCGATGCCACCTGCCCGAACCTCTTGAGCGACGACGTGGACTGGAAGAAGCTCATGGGGTCCGCTTACGAACCCCCCTTGCCGCCGGAGTAA
- a CDS encoding methyl-accepting chemotaxis protein: MIKRSIRTKLITSILGGVILILGGLSTVTALSVRKAAMEAGLKEGMFLARAGARVVEKELQGAMDVAYEVAQVLGSMVESGNPSREGARNMLVRTLRAHKEFFGMSCGFEPNAFDGRDQEFVNKPWHDGTGRLVPYVYNDGGTIKTEPLVGYDKEGEGDWYLVPVRTGKLFLAEPYEYSAGGKKILMTTVAAPVTAHGKVIGAVTVDISLDRIQEIISGLRLFDSGFGRLISYNGVVASHKDKDRIGKPMGELKEPSGQQVLESIRRGEEWHERAWSESAKAYTLKVNTPVRVEGVDTPWSLGSVLFEKEVYAKANRLTWSLILFSAFGALALGVVVFLVATRISAPITRLSALADRAASGDLSMGEEELAIKTGDETEALSRSIYGMVSSLRQALGTITHAVADLSHSAGLVSSSSQEAASTMDRCASLMAETSSRIDRLAASQEEITASSEEVASGSQMSAQRATDMASSVEDARSSGEDGARAVVKVTETLRSVAQEADRASSMVRTLGERAGKIQSFVAQIGQIADQTNLLALNAAIEAARAGEAGKGFAVVAEEVRKLAEESNQAARQIAELADGIAQDMLKVQSASDGNAKMSQEAFAAAEEASSMIERIMERLKAISTATQDLAAVAEEQAASSGEIARAVQDIASESAEAQASAREAEAIVKEAASHVQGLEDSARDLTSLAERLKELTRGFNLGSRSGEQEPPRALKG, from the coding sequence ATGATCAAACGCAGCATAAGAACCAAGCTCATAACCTCGATCCTTGGGGGGGTTATCTTAATCTTAGGAGGCCTCAGCACCGTTACCGCCTTGAGCGTCCGGAAGGCCGCAATGGAGGCGGGGCTGAAGGAAGGGATGTTCCTGGCAAGGGCCGGCGCCAGGGTCGTGGAAAAGGAACTCCAAGGGGCCATGGACGTGGCGTACGAGGTGGCCCAGGTTTTGGGGTCCATGGTGGAGTCCGGGAACCCAAGCAGGGAGGGGGCTCGAAACATGCTGGTGCGCACCCTTAGGGCCCACAAGGAGTTCTTCGGCATGTCCTGCGGGTTCGAGCCCAACGCCTTCGACGGAAGGGATCAGGAGTTCGTGAACAAACCTTGGCACGACGGCACCGGGCGGCTCGTGCCCTACGTGTACAACGACGGGGGGACCATCAAGACCGAGCCCCTGGTGGGCTACGACAAGGAGGGGGAGGGGGACTGGTACCTGGTGCCGGTGAGGACCGGGAAGCTGTTCCTGGCGGAGCCCTACGAATACTCCGCCGGGGGGAAGAAGATCCTCATGACCACCGTGGCCGCCCCCGTGACGGCCCACGGCAAGGTGATAGGGGCGGTCACGGTGGACATATCCCTGGACAGGATCCAGGAGATAATCTCGGGTCTTCGCCTCTTCGACTCCGGCTTCGGGCGCCTCATCTCCTACAACGGGGTGGTGGCATCCCACAAGGACAAGGATCGGATAGGCAAGCCCATGGGGGAACTCAAGGAGCCATCGGGGCAGCAGGTACTGGAGAGCATCCGCCGGGGGGAGGAGTGGCACGAAAGGGCCTGGAGCGAGTCCGCCAAGGCCTACACGTTAAAGGTCAACACCCCGGTCCGGGTGGAGGGGGTTGATACCCCCTGGAGCCTTGGGTCGGTCCTCTTCGAGAAGGAGGTCTACGCCAAGGCGAACCGGCTCACCTGGAGCTTGATCCTTTTCTCCGCATTCGGGGCCCTGGCCCTGGGGGTCGTGGTGTTCCTGGTGGCCACCAGGATATCCGCCCCCATAACCAGGCTTTCGGCCCTGGCGGACCGGGCGGCTTCGGGGGACCTGTCCATGGGGGAGGAAGAGCTGGCAATTAAGACCGGCGACGAGACCGAGGCCTTGTCCAGGTCCATCTACGGGATGGTCAGCTCCCTAAGGCAGGCCTTGGGCACCATAACCCATGCGGTGGCGGACCTCTCCCACAGCGCCGGCTTGGTGTCGAGCTCATCCCAGGAAGCGGCATCCACCATGGATCGGTGTGCATCCCTCATGGCCGAAACATCCAGCAGGATAGACCGGCTGGCGGCGTCCCAGGAGGAGATAACCGCTTCCTCGGAGGAGGTGGCTTCGGGGTCCCAGATGTCCGCCCAGCGGGCCACCGATATGGCCTCATCGGTGGAGGACGCCCGGTCCTCCGGTGAGGACGGGGCCAGGGCGGTGGTCAAGGTGACCGAGACCCTTAGGTCCGTGGCCCAAGAGGCAGATAGGGCCAGCTCCATGGTGAGGACGTTGGGGGAGAGGGCGGGGAAGATACAGTCCTTCGTGGCCCAGATAGGACAGATCGCGGACCAGACGAACCTGTTGGCGTTGAACGCCGCCATAGAGGCCGCCCGGGCGGGAGAGGCGGGCAAGGGATTCGCGGTGGTGGCGGAGGAGGTCCGCAAGCTGGCGGAGGAATCCAACCAGGCGGCAAGGCAGATAGCGGAGCTGGCGGACGGGATAGCCCAGGACATGCTGAAGGTCCAGTCCGCATCGGACGGGAACGCGAAGATGTCCCAGGAGGCCTTTGCCGCCGCGGAGGAAGCGTCCTCCATGATAGAGCGGATAATGGAGAGGCTAAAGGCCATATCCACCGCCACCCAGGACTTGGCGGCGGTGGCGGAGGAGCAGGCCGCCTCCAGCGGGGAGATAGCCCGGGCGGTGCAGGACATAGCCTCCGAGTCCGCAGAGGCCCAGGCCTCCGCCAGGGAGGCGGAAGCCATAGTTAAAGAGGCGGCATCCCACGTGCAGGGCTTGGAGGATAGCGCCCGGGATCTCACCAGTCTGGCGGAACGGCTTAAGGAGCTCACCAGGGGGTTCAACCTGGGCTCCCGCTCAGGGGAACAGGAGCCCCCAAGGGCTCTCAAGGGTTAG
- the ftsZ gene encoding cell division protein FtsZ — translation MTYPLFGIVPPGGDLQGGPQGSDRLQSRSPKEVIKVVGVGGGGGNALSYMIKSGLKGVVSVAANTDVRALEGVDSDVKIILGRQLTKGLGAGARPELGRQAAVESKDEIRRVLEGADMIYFAAGMGGGTGTGALPVMAAMAREMGILTVAVVTKPFTFEGSRRMNNALKGIEELAPVVDSLIVIPNDRLIDLSNARMTIEESFAMANDVLRQAVQGVTDLIVNPGLVNVDFADVKAIMSRSGRAVMGIGSAQGEGRALEALRKAMESPLMEVCLKDASGGLINVTAGPDIGIHELNEAAEAFQGYLGEDALFFWGYRQDDDLKGTVKVVVIAAGFEAQGDSTLAAHRASSRPAPSREEAPRQKPQAAPGGPSQDLQVHSLFEGSSSDLDMPSILRRRDTHRS, via the coding sequence TTGACGTATCCGTTGTTTGGCATAGTGCCCCCCGGGGGGGATCTCCAGGGTGGCCCTCAGGGGAGCGACCGGTTGCAGAGCAGGTCCCCCAAGGAGGTAATAAAGGTGGTCGGAGTTGGGGGGGGCGGCGGGAACGCCCTTTCCTACATGATAAAGAGCGGCCTTAAGGGCGTGGTCTCCGTGGCGGCCAACACGGACGTGAGGGCCCTTGAGGGGGTGGACTCGGACGTGAAGATAATCCTTGGGCGCCAGCTCACCAAGGGTTTGGGGGCCGGGGCTAGGCCGGAGCTTGGCCGGCAGGCGGCGGTGGAGTCCAAGGATGAGATAAGGCGGGTCCTGGAGGGGGCGGACATGATCTACTTCGCCGCCGGCATGGGAGGGGGCACCGGCACCGGGGCCCTTCCCGTGATGGCCGCCATGGCCAGGGAGATGGGCATACTCACCGTGGCGGTGGTGACGAAGCCCTTCACCTTCGAGGGGAGCCGGAGGATGAACAACGCCCTCAAGGGCATAGAGGAGCTCGCCCCGGTGGTGGACTCCCTCATAGTGATCCCCAACGACCGGCTCATAGACCTGTCCAACGCCCGGATGACCATAGAGGAGTCCTTTGCCATGGCCAACGACGTGCTCCGCCAGGCGGTCCAGGGGGTTACGGACCTCATCGTTAACCCCGGCCTTGTGAACGTGGACTTCGCGGACGTTAAGGCGATCATGAGCCGCTCCGGGAGGGCGGTCATGGGCATAGGTTCCGCCCAGGGGGAGGGCCGGGCCTTGGAGGCCCTACGCAAGGCCATGGAGAGCCCCCTCATGGAGGTGTGCCTCAAGGACGCCAGCGGGGGGCTCATAAACGTAACCGCCGGGCCGGACATAGGGATCCACGAGCTCAACGAGGCGGCGGAGGCCTTCCAGGGATACCTGGGAGAGGACGCCCTCTTCTTCTGGGGATACAGGCAGGACGATGACCTGAAGGGGACCGTGAAGGTGGTGGTGATAGCCGCGGGCTTCGAGGCCCAGGGCGACTCAACCCTCGCCGCCCATCGGGCATCCAGCCGTCCAGCCCCGTCCAGGGAGGAGGCCCCACGGCAGAAGCCCCAGGCAGCTCCGGGCGGACCCAGCCAGGACCTACAGGTTCACAGCCTCTTCGAGGGCAGCTCGAGCGACCTGGACATGCCGTCCATCCTAAGGCGCAGGGACACCCACAGATCCTAG
- a CDS encoding AI-2E family transporter, translating to MAADGMGVWKLGHGGRAGSPKGINGADRSRTMGTPGWPLAGFLLILFLLAYPVVLPVFKPLCLGWILAFSLKGVHRRICGWINMPGLTAGLLVILSALAVTAPVAYGAYLLGGEIQGLLGAMAGMGPVDASSLYAELLRRMGPLLGLLPWGGDLGALEGYLKDLAVFLVQQGVRLSGAMVSGISSLVYDGGLGAFMGFFMLKDWDRLALGVRNHLPLPGHRRDLFLLKSSRVMRSVIVGSILTGLIQGTLGWIGWHLSGLPNGAAAGLGMFAASFIPLVGTALVWLPGGLYLLLTGSPKAGIFLLLWGATGVSGLDQFIRPVLMSSNREDGTSTLLMITGVIGGLSAFGLPGLFLGPVALHALMLGIQMGLSNLPDGGCKKAKTDLESPHHEDD from the coding sequence ATGGCAGCGGACGGGATGGGGGTGTGGAAACTGGGACACGGCGGCAGGGCAGGATCCCCTAAGGGGATCAACGGGGCGGATAGGTCCAGAACGATGGGTACCCCTGGGTGGCCCCTGGCGGGGTTCCTGCTGATCCTGTTCCTTTTGGCCTACCCGGTGGTATTGCCGGTGTTCAAACCCCTGTGTCTTGGGTGGATCTTGGCGTTCTCCCTTAAGGGGGTTCATCGGCGCATCTGCGGATGGATCAACATGCCGGGGCTTACGGCGGGGCTCCTGGTGATCCTGTCGGCCCTGGCGGTCACCGCTCCGGTGGCTTACGGGGCATACCTGTTGGGAGGGGAGATACAAGGGCTGCTTGGAGCCATGGCAGGGATGGGCCCGGTTGATGCAAGCTCCCTTTACGCCGAGCTGCTCCGCCGCATGGGCCCTTTGCTGGGGCTTTTGCCCTGGGGAGGGGACCTAGGGGCCTTGGAGGGGTATCTCAAGGACCTGGCGGTCTTCCTGGTCCAACAGGGGGTTCGACTCTCCGGGGCAATGGTGTCCGGCATCTCGTCCCTGGTCTACGACGGGGGCCTTGGGGCCTTCATGGGCTTCTTCATGCTGAAGGACTGGGACCGGCTTGCCCTCGGGGTGCGAAACCACCTGCCCCTGCCGGGTCACCGGAGGGATCTGTTCCTGCTCAAGTCCTCCCGGGTTATGAGGTCGGTGATCGTGGGTTCGATCCTCACGGGGCTGATCCAGGGGACCCTAGGGTGGATCGGCTGGCACCTCTCTGGGCTTCCCAACGGGGCCGCCGCGGGATTAGGGATGTTCGCCGCCAGCTTCATACCCCTGGTGGGCACCGCCTTGGTGTGGCTCCCGGGAGGGCTGTACCTGCTGCTCACCGGTTCCCCCAAGGCGGGCATATTCCTGCTCCTCTGGGGGGCCACGGGGGTCTCGGGGCTCGACCAGTTCATCCGCCCGGTCCTCATGTCCAGCAACCGGGAGGACGGGACCTCCACCCTGCTGATGATAACCGGGGTCATCGGGGGCCTCAGCGCCTTCGGCCTGCCGGGGCTCTTCCTGGGCCCCGTGGCGCTGCACGCCCTCATGCTGGGGATCCAGATGGGGCTTTCAAACCTTCCCGATGGAGGTTGCAAAAAAGCCAAAACCGATTTAGAATCACCCCATCATGAGGACGATTGA
- the epsC gene encoding serine O-acetyltransferase EpsC gives MFKEIAEDFKAFRDRDPSVPKGIKGALEVALCAPGFHALLGHRIAHRLHRWGVPVLPRLLSVIFRWWTGIEIHPGARIGKGILIDHGSGVVIGESAVVRDRCVIFQGVTLGATGNERQWQRHPILEEEVVVGSGAKVLGPITVGRGAKIGANSVVLSNVPPFSTVVGPKARVVKGPGAVKGVSQSSSERGETEDLMRRIEALERELRALRLEMRLREDRDSVREVAI, from the coding sequence GTGTTCAAGGAGATAGCGGAGGACTTCAAGGCCTTCAGGGATCGGGATCCGTCGGTGCCGAAGGGAATTAAAGGGGCACTGGAGGTGGCGCTGTGCGCCCCGGGCTTTCACGCCCTCCTGGGGCATCGGATCGCCCACCGTCTGCACCGATGGGGGGTGCCGGTGCTGCCGAGGCTCCTCTCGGTGATCTTCCGCTGGTGGACCGGCATAGAGATCCACCCGGGGGCTCGGATTGGCAAGGGAATACTGATAGACCACGGCTCCGGGGTTGTAATAGGGGAGTCCGCGGTGGTGAGGGACCGGTGCGTCATATTCCAGGGGGTTACCTTGGGGGCCACAGGGAACGAGCGCCAGTGGCAGAGGCATCCCATCCTGGAGGAGGAGGTGGTGGTGGGCAGCGGGGCCAAGGTTTTAGGCCCCATAACGGTCGGCAGGGGGGCCAAGATAGGGGCCAACAGCGTGGTCCTATCCAACGTGCCCCCGTTCAGCACCGTGGTGGGCCCCAAGGCCAGGGTTGTCAAGGGTCCCGGGGCGGTGAAGGGGGTCTCCCAGTCCTCATCGGAACGGGGGGAGACGGAGGATCTGATGCGGCGCATCGAGGCCCTGGAGAGGGAGTTAAGGGCCCTGCGGTTGGAGATGAGGCTTCGGGAGGATAGAGATTCCGTCAGGGAGGTGGCGATATGA
- the cysK gene encoding cysteine synthase A has translation MTRLQDTALAGLVGRTPLFPIRTRGATVYVKLEGNNPGGSVKDRAVLGMLMRAEALGLLREGAVVVEPTSGNTGIALAMFGAAMGIKVILTMPDTMSEERRKVLKAYGASLELTPGSEGMQGAVRRAEEILKGEPRAFTLDQFSNPGNPWAHSVSTGPEIIEALGYRPIGAFVAGVGTGGTISGVGRILKASCPTAQVIAVEPEESPLISKGTAGRHGIQGIGANFIPANLDMSLVDRVETVNTEEAKETARWLSASHGLFCGISTGANVLAAIRTAEQMPQDQAVATIQCDRQDKYLSVL, from the coding sequence ATGACGAGACTGCAGGACACGGCCCTTGCGGGGCTGGTGGGGAGGACCCCGCTCTTCCCCATAAGGACCCGGGGGGCCACGGTTTACGTGAAGCTGGAGGGCAACAACCCCGGGGGGTCCGTGAAGGACCGGGCGGTGCTGGGGATGCTGATGAGGGCGGAGGCCCTGGGGCTCCTCCGGGAGGGGGCGGTGGTGGTGGAACCCACCAGCGGCAACACCGGCATAGCCCTGGCAATGTTCGGCGCCGCCATGGGCATAAAGGTGATACTGACCATGCCGGATACCATGTCGGAGGAGCGCCGGAAGGTGCTTAAGGCCTACGGCGCCTCGCTGGAGCTCACCCCCGGTTCCGAGGGCATGCAGGGGGCGGTAAGGCGAGCGGAGGAGATCCTAAAGGGGGAGCCCAGGGCCTTCACCCTGGACCAGTTCTCAAACCCGGGCAACCCCTGGGCCCATTCGGTGTCAACCGGTCCGGAGATAATCGAGGCCCTTGGTTACCGCCCCATAGGGGCCTTCGTGGCAGGGGTTGGAACCGGGGGGACCATAAGCGGGGTGGGCAGGATCCTCAAGGCCTCGTGCCCTACCGCCCAGGTGATCGCGGTGGAGCCCGAGGAGTCCCCCCTGATATCCAAGGGCACCGCGGGCAGGCATGGGATCCAGGGGATCGGGGCAAACTTCATCCCCGCCAACCTGGACATGTCCCTGGTGGACCGGGTGGAGACGGTCAACACCGAGGAGGCCAAGGAGACCGCCCGGTGGCTCAGCGCTTCCCACGGGCTCTTCTGCGGCATATCCACCGGGGCCAACGTCCTGGCCGCCATAAGGACCGCGGAGCAGATGCCCCAGGACCAGGCGGTGGCAACCATCCAGTGCGACCGGCAGGACAAGTACCTCAGCGTGCTCTAG
- the pgsW gene encoding poly-gamma-glutamate system protein, whose amino-acid sequence MRRFPPILLALSMVMSALYSLAVLQGPPGIRTLCRVQSARRALGEEMARRGVPFDEHLPFLGVEWSEITTTQGDLESKTLSARSVWALRALRWFERAGLHPGDRVLVFSSSSFPALLVSVLLAAQEAGLDVTCVVSLGASSYGANRPEAPWPVMEGCLLRSRVLQRPALAYTLGGEGETGGGIPPKGLETLIRSARSAGVPIWRDRILERKLQLVRSAGPKLVVSIGGSAANLGDDPAVLEVPSGLVMPRPDAGNGLVGEVLRMGTPVLYLIDLKGLHRREGLGAGRSWVPALGLALFLAVLGVNRRFVLLEGHEGGQAMAGSAPPPGGDGAEVRIEARAR is encoded by the coding sequence ATGAGGAGGTTCCCGCCGATCCTGCTGGCCCTGTCCATGGTCATGTCCGCCCTGTACTCCCTGGCGGTCCTCCAGGGCCCCCCTGGGATCAGAACCCTCTGCCGGGTCCAATCGGCCCGTAGGGCCCTGGGGGAGGAGATGGCCCGCCGGGGGGTGCCCTTCGACGAACACCTTCCGTTCCTAGGGGTTGAGTGGAGCGAGATCACCACCACCCAGGGGGACTTGGAGTCCAAGACCCTCTCCGCCCGTTCGGTCTGGGCCCTGAGGGCCCTTCGGTGGTTTGAAAGAGCGGGGCTTCATCCCGGGGACAGGGTCCTGGTCTTCTCGTCCTCCTCGTTCCCCGCCCTACTGGTGTCCGTTCTGCTGGCCGCCCAGGAGGCGGGCTTGGACGTCACCTGCGTGGTGTCCCTTGGGGCGTCCAGCTACGGCGCTAACCGCCCCGAGGCCCCTTGGCCGGTCATGGAGGGATGCCTCTTGAGATCCCGGGTGCTCCAGCGGCCCGCCCTGGCCTACACCCTGGGGGGCGAGGGTGAGACCGGAGGAGGGATCCCCCCGAAGGGTCTGGAGACCCTTATCCGGTCCGCCCGGTCCGCAGGGGTGCCCATATGGAGGGACCGTATCCTGGAGAGGAAGCTCCAGCTGGTCCGATCCGCTGGGCCAAAGCTGGTGGTGAGCATCGGGGGCTCCGCCGCAAACCTGGGTGATGACCCCGCCGTATTGGAAGTGCCTTCCGGTCTTGTGATGCCAAGGCCGGATGCCGGCAACGGCTTGGTGGGGGAGGTGCTTAGGATGGGTACCCCGGTCCTCTACCTGATAGATCTCAAGGGGCTCCACCGGCGGGAGGGCCTTGGGGCGGGGAGGAGCTGGGTCCCAGCCCTAGGGCTGGCCCTCTTCCTTGCGGTCCTGGGGGTCAACAGGCGGTTCGTCCTCCTTGAAGGGCACGAAGGGGGGCAGGCAATGGCGGGGAGCGCCCCGCCTCCCGGGGGAGACGGGGCGGAGGTCAGGATCGAGGCTAGAGCACGCTGA